Proteins from one Pyrobaculum neutrophilum V24Sta genomic window:
- a CDS encoding 50S ribosomal protein L15e, whose amino-acid sequence MARSAYGYMAMWYRKIGREVHERLMRKILIEWRRAPSIVRVERPFRLEKARKLGYKAKQGVVVVRVRLMRGPFNRRRPDSGRRPKRMGVYGITTWKSWRQVAEERAARRYPNLEVLNSYWVADDGVYRYYEVILVDCNQPTVRADPLYSGICGREVPSRRITRRLRERQRKLIEHLKKTLLPKLKGGQ is encoded by the coding sequence GTGGCTCGGTCGGCGTATGGCTATATGGCGATGTGGTATAGGAAAATCGGCAGAGAGGTCCACGAGAGGTTGATGAGGAAGATCCTCATAGAGTGGAGAAGGGCGCCCTCCATTGTGAGAGTCGAGAGGCCGTTTAGGCTTGAGAAGGCGAGAAAGCTGGGCTACAAGGCCAAGCAGGGGGTAGTCGTCGTGAGAGTAAGGCTCATGAGAGGCCCCTTCAACAGGAGGAGGCCGGACTCCGGCAGAAGACCAAAGAGGATGGGCGTCTACGGCATAACCACCTGGAAATCCTGGCGCCAGGTGGCAGAGGAGAGAGCTGCCAGGAGGTACCCCAACCTGGAGGTCCTAAACAGCTACTGGGTAGCCGACGACGGCGTCTACCGCTACTACGAGGTGATACTCGTCGACTGCAACCAGCCCACGGTCAGAGCAGACCCGCTCTACTCCGGCATATGCGGCAGGGAGGTGCCCAGCAGGAGGATAACGCGTAGGCTGAGGGAGAGGCAGAGGAAGCTGATTGAGCATCTAAAGAAGACGCTTCTGCCAAAGCTGAAGGGGGGACAGTAA
- a CDS encoding RNA-binding domain-containing protein: MRCRYVEISVIVHATESLEKVFNALRRFFGELPLVVEIYEGHHGNPIYLVTSYLEDCDALLEKLCSAFGGAVPASRGEAEGLYYLRLDKQALAAGAVKAVEHDDVVRLKIRTKDGLCS, from the coding sequence GTGCGTTGCCGGTATGTAGAAATCAGCGTTATCGTACACGCCACGGAGAGCTTGGAGAAGGTCTTCAACGCGTTGCGCCGGTTCTTCGGGGAGTTGCCGCTGGTGGTTGAGATATACGAGGGGCACCACGGCAACCCCATATACCTAGTCACGTCGTATCTCGAGGACTGCGACGCCTTGTTGGAGAAGCTCTGCTCGGCTTTCGGCGGAGCTGTGCCCGCCTCTAGGGGCGAGGCGGAGGGACTCTACTACCTCCGCCTAGATAAACAAGCGCTGGCCGCCGGGGCTGTAAAAGCCGTGGAACACGACGACGTCGTAAGACTCAAGATTAGGACAAAGGATGGCCTCTGTAGTTAG
- a CDS encoding FAD-dependent thymidylate synthase, protein MVLVSHTPRVALVGSWGSEELVSSFTDVLYRGVPLEEALKQGGDVVARRISAFYRQGHWSVFEFMGAQFLVECSRACHTQFIRHRLASYWSESQRYVDYARREIRFIVPRGFPADLLKRAYEDYVKLREGWRPEHARMVLPNATAVLFAVQMNARELLLNFVPLRCAYAAQAEIRHVCWQMYAHVWRLWPNLAKLVWDDLPSLHRDFCTKVPKGEDCRLYAVKDAEEKHGPLPEKPWLALAVNG, encoded by the coding sequence GTGGTGTTGGTGTCCCACACGCCTAGGGTTGCCCTGGTTGGGTCGTGGGGGTCGGAGGAGCTGGTGTCCTCCTTCACCGACGTGCTCTACCGGGGCGTCCCCCTAGAGGAGGCGCTTAAACAGGGCGGCGACGTCGTGGCGAGGCGCATCTCGGCTTTCTACAGGCAGGGCCACTGGTCTGTCTTCGAGTTCATGGGGGCTCAGTTCCTCGTGGAGTGCTCCCGCGCCTGCCACACCCAGTTCATAAGACACAGGCTCGCCTCCTACTGGTCTGAGTCACAACGCTACGTCGACTACGCGCGGAGGGAGATCAGGTTCATAGTGCCCAGGGGCTTCCCCGCCGACCTCCTCAAGAGGGCCTACGAGGACTACGTGAAGCTTAGGGAGGGCTGGAGGCCGGAGCACGCCAGGATGGTCCTCCCCAACGCCACCGCCGTCCTCTTCGCCGTCCAGATGAACGCCAGGGAGCTTCTGCTGAACTTCGTCCCCCTGAGGTGCGCCTACGCCGCCCAGGCCGAGATTAGACACGTCTGCTGGCAGATGTACGCCCACGTCTGGAGGCTCTGGCCGAATCTGGCCAAGTTGGTGTGGGACGACCTGCCCAGCCTCCACAGGGACTTCTGCACCAAGGTGCCGAAGGGCGAGGACTGCCGCCTATACGCCGTAAAAGACGCCGAGGAGAAGCACGGCCCGCTCCCGGAGAAGCCTTGGCTGGCTCTGGCGGTAAATGGCTGA
- a CDS encoding ATP-grasp domain-containing protein has product MEIGIIRPYEVEFNPGDVADLEEAVRKRGHTPVRIYVDMLEVRIESAGLRIRQSVGKSPPVEVAPPGAVLRHLGIFRDFEQFLYRVWAAKALEEAGTYVMNPVERWVVAGDKMAALMKLAKAGLPVPPTVVTENMFVGYRAVGEFKRAVVKQMRGAMGYGAFLVEDPDVAFHIFSMLANINKPIYVQRFLEKGPGDYRVVVVGGRAVGAEYRRADGWKTNVAQGAAPEPAKLTPQLEELAVKAVETLGLDYGGVDIAETREGYYILEVNPTMSWQGFKVATGVNPAEHIVDHLIGKIKR; this is encoded by the coding sequence ATGGAGATAGGCATAATCCGGCCCTACGAGGTGGAGTTCAACCCTGGCGACGTGGCGGATCTAGAGGAGGCGGTGAGAAAGAGGGGGCACACGCCCGTCAGGATATATGTAGACATGTTGGAGGTGCGTATAGAGTCGGCGGGGCTGAGGATCCGGCAGTCCGTGGGGAAGAGCCCTCCCGTGGAGGTGGCGCCGCCGGGGGCCGTCTTGAGGCACCTAGGCATATTCAGAGATTTCGAACAGTTCCTCTACAGGGTGTGGGCCGCCAAGGCGCTAGAGGAGGCGGGCACCTACGTCATGAACCCCGTAGAGCGGTGGGTTGTCGCCGGGGATAAGATGGCCGCCTTGATGAAGCTCGCCAAGGCCGGCCTGCCCGTGCCTCCCACCGTGGTGACGGAGAACATGTTCGTAGGCTACAGAGCGGTGGGTGAGTTCAAGAGGGCTGTGGTTAAACAAATGAGGGGGGCCATGGGCTACGGCGCGTTTCTAGTGGAGGACCCCGACGTGGCATTCCACATATTTTCCATGTTGGCCAACATAAACAAGCCCATATATGTCCAGAGGTTCCTTGAAAAGGGGCCCGGCGACTACAGGGTGGTGGTGGTGGGGGGCCGCGCGGTAGGGGCGGAGTACAGGAGGGCAGATGGTTGGAAGACAAACGTTGCGCAGGGGGCGGCGCCTGAGCCGGCGAAGCTGACGCCTCAGTTGGAGGAGCTCGCCGTCAAAGCCGTGGAGACGCTGGGCCTAGACTACGGGGGGGTAGATATCGCGGAGACGAGGGAGGGCTACTACATACTGGAGGTGAACCCCACCATGAGCTGGCAAGGCTTCAAAGTAGCCACTGGGGTAAACCCGGCAGAACACATAGTAGACCACCTCATCGGAAAGATAAAGAGGTAA